The nucleotide sequence GACGGCTTTGGACATTCCCTTCGATGGCCCGAAAGTCGACTTCACGCTTGTTGACCGTAATGCGATCATCTGCCGAAATCCTAATCACCACCGGCTCCACATTCGTTTGTTGAGCACTATTGGTTTGCGAATTCGCAGGCCGTTGAATGTCCAGACCGGACTCTTTGACAAAGGAAGTCGTCACAATGAAGAAAATCAACATGATGAACACGATGTCCAGCATCGGCGTCATGTCGACTTCTGCTTCATCTGCAATATGGCTGTGTTTTCTTTTCA is from Gammaproteobacteria bacterium and encodes:
- a CDS encoding biopolymer transporter ExbD; the protein is MKRKHSHIADEAEVDMTPMLDIVFIMLIFFIVTTSFVKESGLDIQRPANSQTNSAQQTNVEPVVIRISADDRITVNKREVDFRAIEGNVQSRRSQNSKAPVIVITHPDASMDVVTKVVDAVKRAGVDKVNVATESGEK